The nucleotide sequence CGTACGAAATTGTAAGAGCAAAGATCTTTTCTTTTCCGAATTCTACTTCGGCAGATTCTATTTCCAGATTCTTTGAATGAAGAGTGATTGTCTTTGTGGCTTTTTTGAGAATAAGCGTAATAGCTTCTTGCCCTTCGAAGGTAAAAGCTTCAAGATCGGGCTTTAAACTAAGCTCGTATCTTTCGGGAATAACATGGCTAGAAAGCCGTACATTTTTAGATTTTCCCTTTTGCATTCCGCCATTCTAGCAGAATTTAATGATTCAGAGAATAGATTTTATCGCTTCAACATCTTTCTGCATCTGGCGCACGAGAAGCTCCGGAGAATCAAATTTTTGAACTCCGCGGATAAATTTTACGACTTCGAATTCTACGGCTTCACCGGCAAAAATAATGGGGTGGTCGGCATCGATAAGATAGAGCTCTAAAGTGTGATCTACGTCTTCAAACGTCGGCACCGTCCCGAAATAAAGCGCAGCTTTGTATTTTTGGTCTTTTATTGTTGCGCGCGCGGCATAAATCCCCTCTTGCATGGTGAGTGAAAGTTCATCCGGTATAACAAGATTGACCGTAGGAAATCCAAGAAGCTTTCCCCGCCCTTTTCCAGTTTTACTTGTTGTTTTAAATAAAAGCTTCATGAAGAAAAATCTTATACTAATTTTCCCAAGAAAACATCCTCCAGGATTCGATTTCCCTTGAGAATTTCTGGCGTACCCTCTGTCACAACTTTTCCTTTATCAAGAATATAAATCCTATTCACGATATGGAGAAGTGTTTTGATGTTGTGCTCAACAACCACGATCGCTATTTTATGGCGTTCATTTATTTCTTTTATTTTTGCGAAAACTTCACCAACGATCTTCGGAGCAAGACCGAGCGAGGGCTCATCAAGAAGAAGCACTTGGGGGCGGGTAATAAGTCCTCGAGCGAGGGCGAGCATCTGCTGTTGCCCGCCAGAAAGAGAGCCAGATTTGTGCCGAAGTTTCGCTTTCAGGGCTGGAAAAATTTCTAAAGCTTCTGCAATTCGTTCATGGAGATCTTTTTTGTTCTTTACGGTGATTCCGCCGAGTTCCAAATTTTCCAAAATAGTGAGGTGCCGAAATACTCGTCTCCCTTGGGGAACAAAAGAAATTCCTCGTTCCACCATTTCATGAGCTATTGGATCCACTTTCTGTCCATGCCAAAATACATTCCCACTTTGAAGCGGAGCGAGACCGAAGATCGCCTTCAAAACAGAAGATTTCCCAGCGCCATTCGGACCCATAAGCGCGAGAATTTCACCCTCTCCAACAGCAACTGAAACACCATCGAGAGCTTTTACGCCACCATAATGCACGTGCACGTTTTTCGCCTCAAGAAGGATTTCTTTCATTACTGAGTTAGAAGCACTGGCTTGCCGTCTTTTACAACCCGCATAACAACTGGGCGATCTACCTCGCAATCATTGTTAAATGTAAATTTGCCATTAACACCTTCATAAGTGCCGATCTTGTGAATCAGAAAATCAGAGATCCCTTGAGACGATGTGTCGTCGGAGTCTTCTATGGCCCTAGCGAGAATCATCATAGCATCGTAAGACTGCACAGAAAATGTACCCGGTTCCTCGCCAAATTTTTGGAAGTATCGCTCCTTCATATCATGTGCTTTCGGAGTGTCATCATCGCTTCTCATAGGTGAAAGCGGATAATCGGAATAAACCACGCCTTCAACAAGCGACCTGTCCTTAAGATTTGAATTGGAAACGGTACTCGTATCCGAAATAATCGGTTTTGTAATTTTTAATTCCTTTATCTCTTTAAAAAGAGGTTCAACGCTCGCGCCGGAATTAAGGGTAAACACTGCATCAAGTTGTGATTCAACACCTTTTATTTTTGTCAGCTGTGTTCGGAAATCCCCGCCCGCTTGCTCATAGGTATCTGTAATAACTACTTTTCCGCCTCCCGCTTCAACACCCTTGCTCAAAACATCCATCATACCTTTGCCGTATTCGTTGTTGCTTACGAGTATTGCGATCTTTGGCTTGTTAAAATGCTTGAGAAGGTAGTCTGCGGTAGCTGCACCGTAAGAATCAGCGGTGAGAGCAATTCTGCAGGTAAGCGGATTTCCATCTTTCCAAACGGGAGTAAAGGCCGACGGTACGAGCATGAACTGTTTCTTTTCTTTTGCAATTGGATTGAGAATTGCGGCAGCAGTGCTTCCTTCAACAATAAGGTACTGGATCCCCTTATTCATAAGTGCCTCGTAGGAAGGAATAACCTTTTTTCCATCATAAGCGTAATCTTCTACCAAATATTCAACTTTTTTTCCTTTTATTCCTCCCGCTGCATTGATATCTTCCACAGCGAGTTCTGCACCCTTTTTCGCGGCCTCTCCAATGCTAGCGAGCGGACCGGTTACAAAATCAATATGCCCGATTTTTATCGTATTTCCGTCTGACTTCTTCGGAATAAGGATAATAATAAGCAAAATCACAATGATAACTGCGCCCACGATCAATATCTTTTTATTCATATATTTTTAATATTACTTGTTCTCCATCCTATCATTCCCCGAGATAAGCTTCAATCACATCTTTTCGAGCCAAAACTTCCTCTGGTTTCCCTTCTGCAAGAAGCTCTCCGCTGTCCAAGACAAAGACGTAATCAGAAAGTTCGCGAATAAGCTCCATGTTGTGTTCGATAAGGATGATCGAGGTACCGCAAGCTCGAAGGTCTTTTATAATAGAGACCATTATTTTGAGCATTTCGGGAAAAAGTCCGGCGAATGGTTCATCCAAAAGAATGATTTTTGAATCCATTGCCAGTATGCGCGCAATTTCAAGAAGTTTTCTTTGACCATACGAAAGTCCTCCGGCGAGTTCTTTGTGTTTCTCCCAAAGTCCGACTCGTTTCAGCACTTCTTCGGCTTTTGCAAGATGATACGCCCCGTGACGTTCAAAAAGCGAGTTTAAAACATGGCGTTCGGTCAAAACTACAAGTACATTATCAAGCACACTCATCTGCTCGAAA is from Candidatus Paceibacterota bacterium and encodes:
- a CDS encoding ABC transporter ATP-binding protein; the protein is MKEILLEAKNVHVHYGGVKALDGVSVAVGEGEILALMGPNGAGKSSVLKAIFGLAPLQSGNVFWHGQKVDPIAHEMVERGISFVPQGRRVFRHLTILENLELGGITVKNKKDLHERIAEALEIFPALKAKLRHKSGSLSGGQQQMLALARGLITRPQVLLLDEPSLGLAPKIVGEVFAKIKEINERHKIAIVVVEHNIKTLLHIVNRIYILDKGKVVTEGTPEILKGNRILEDVFLGKLV
- a CDS encoding ABC transporter ATP-binding protein produces the protein MPILETKSLVKRFDGVHAVDHLSLSFEAGKITGIIGPNGSGKSTLVNLLTGIIPLDSGKVVVLGKEKISKVISHEVSTLGITRTFQDVRLFEQMSVLDNVLVVLTERHVLNSLFERHGAYHLAKAEEVLKRVGLWEKHKELAGGLSYGQRKLLEIARILAMDSKIILLDEPFAGLFPEMLKIMVSIIKDLRACGTSIILIEHNMELIRELSDYVFVLDSGELLAEGKPEEVLARKDVIEAYLGE
- a CDS encoding ABC transporter substrate-binding protein — its product is MNKKILIVGAVIIVILLIIILIPKKSDGNTIKIGHIDFVTGPLASIGEAAKKGAELAVEDINAAGGIKGKKVEYLVEDYAYDGKKVIPSYEALMNKGIQYLIVEGSTAAAILNPIAKEKKQFMLVPSAFTPVWKDGNPLTCRIALTADSYGAATADYLLKHFNKPKIAILVSNNEYGKGMMDVLSKGVEAGGGKVVITDTYEQAGGDFRTQLTKIKGVESQLDAVFTLNSGASVEPLFKEIKELKITKPIISDTSTVSNSNLKDRSLVEGVVYSDYPLSPMRSDDDTPKAHDMKERYFQKFGEEPGTFSVQSYDAMMILARAIEDSDDTSSQGISDFLIHKIGTYEGVNGKFTFNNDCEVDRPVVMRVVKDGKPVLLTQ
- a CDS encoding riboflavin kinase; the protein is MKLLFKTTSKTGKGRGKLLGFPTVNLVIPDELSLTMQEGIYAARATIKDQKYKAALYFGTVPTFEDVDHTLELYLIDADHPIIFAGEAVEFEVVKFIRGVQKFDSPELLVRQMQKDVEAIKSIL